A genomic window from Nicotiana sylvestris chromosome 11, ASM39365v2, whole genome shotgun sequence includes:
- the LOC138881647 gene encoding uncharacterized protein, translating into MQGSVGSSAHDYNTSRKAPKGIGPDAVASDPVITSIISVYGRNASVLFDPGYTYSYVSSVFAHFLGVSRESLGARVYMSTLVGNFVVVDWIYWSCVVTFYDYETRANLLLLDMTDFEVILGMDWLSPYHVILDCHAKTVTLVMPEFPRLEWNGSSISSYSCIISTQKARHMVEKGCSTYLAYVQDTTTETLMIDSVPVVREFSDVFPYDLPGMPLDRDINFCEYLALVIPHGSKRFEGVEGTA; encoded by the exons ATGCAAGGCAGTGTAGGGTCATCAGCCCATGATTACAACACCAGCCGCAAGGCACCAAAAGGCATAGG ACCAGATGCAGTGGCCTCAGATCCTgtgatcacaagtattatttcTGTCTACGGTAGGAATGCTTCagtactatttgatccagggtataCATATTCATATGTCTCATctgtgtttgctcatttcctgggtGTTTCTCGTGAGTCCTTGGGTGCTCGTGTTTATATGTCCACTCTTGTAGGCAATTTTGTTGTTGTGGATTGGATCTATTGGTCCTGTGTGGTTACATTCTATGATTACGAGACTAGAGCGAATcttttgttgcttgatatgaccgactttgaggtcatcttgggcatggactggttatctccatatcatgtcatccttgattgccatgccaagacggTTACCTTGGTGATGCCAGAGTTTCCTAGATTGGAGTGGAATGGTTCATCTATCAGTTCATATAGTTGTATTATCTCTACTCAGAAGGCTCgacacatggtcgagaagggttgttcgACTTATCTAGCCTATGTTCAGGATACTACTACAGAGACTCTGATGATTGATTCAGTGCCCGTGGTCCGGGAGttctccgatgtgtttccttatgatcttccaggcatgccactaGATCGTGACATCAATTTTTGTGAATATTTGGCTCTTGTCATACCGCATGGCTctaaaagatttgaaggagttgaaggaacagcttGA